The uncultured Subdoligranulum sp. genomic sequence GGATTTTTGTTTTGGAAGTGTAAGCTGCATGGCCAGAACCCGGGAAACAATCCCAATCAATGTACTGTGTTTGTGGTAAAATCGTGGTATACTGATTCTAACACACAGGAAAGGTCGCGTAAAGATGAAAACCTACCCGCTGAGTGCCCTTTTGGGGCGCATGAAGTACATCACCCGCTGGAGCCTGATGCGCAACGGCCGTCCCGAGAGCCTGAGCGAGCACACCGCCGACACGGCCCTGCTGGCCCATATGCTCTGTCTGATCGCCAAAAAGTGCACCGGCACCGGTGCGGCCCTGCGCCCCGAGATGGTGGCCACGGCGGCGCTCTACCACGACGCGCCGGAGATCCTGACCGGCGACATGCCCACCCCGGTGAAATACAAGAACGCTGCCCTGCGCAACGCCTACAAGGCGGTGGAGCGGGAGAGTGCCCGGGTGATGGCCAGCCTGCAGCCCG encodes the following:
- the yfbR gene encoding 5'-deoxynucleotidase; this encodes MKTYPLSALLGRMKYITRWSLMRNGRPESLSEHTADTALLAHMLCLIAKKCTGTGAALRPEMVATAALYHDAPEILTGDMPTPVKYKNAALRNAYKAVERESARVMASLQPEELRAETEAYLTGTVLNDAEQKVLKAADRLSALIKCIEESQGGNHEFEAAREQQLTALHAMDCPEAEYFIQHMLPCYAQNLDELTRGRF